A stretch of Aedes aegypti strain LVP_AGWG chromosome 2, AaegL5.0 Primary Assembly, whole genome shotgun sequence DNA encodes these proteins:
- the LOC5568287 gene encoding chromo domain-containing protein cec-1 produces MANEEQYVVEKILDKRTRRGVVQYLIKWTGCDESENTWEPERNLKCDALLKQFHQEVGPQSNKPGRRSTKSLPSDNEQVIDSPGPVVKVEKKPTRKAGKKSLEAPPEQQVEADGTEAVIKPEKAVEENPQRDEFSQQSAQGKEAQPKKRGKRSTKSLPSESEQAIDPRGQNASVEKTDDKETKQANEPKRRSGQAVGGHSKAVKKSVEGNLKCDELPQSSQEKEAKPKKRGRPRSTSLPLDSEQAIDKHQVPLVKINQKDDDEGAELDGKVEIENVEKKRKITPKKKLAKKSVQEQTDGNSNDGNGFARGYSVENLVGITQEGDQFLFLVKWHQTDEMEMVPSAEVRKFVPEMMIDFYESRITWKQKSANADNQNAK; encoded by the exons ATGGCAAACGAAGAACAATACGTGgtcgaaaagattctggataaACGCACCCGACGAGGCGTGGTTCAGTATCTGATTAAGTGGACCGGCTGCGACGAGTCGGAAAATACGTGGGAACCGGAGCGGAATCTGAAATGTGACGCGCTGCTAAAGCAGTTCCACCAGGAGGTAGGACCTCAATCGAATAAGCCTGGACGACGCTCGACCAAATCGCTGCCATCGGATAACGAACAGGTAATCGATAGTCCAGGACCAGTGGTAAAGGTTGAGAAAAAACCCACAAGAAAGGCGGGCAAGAAATCTCTTGAGGCTCCACCGGAACAACAGGTTGAAGCTGACGGTACCGAGGCGGTGATAAAACCAGAAAAAGCGGTAGAGGAAAATCCACAACGTGACGAGTTTTCGCAACAATCCGCCCAGGGGAAAGAAGCTCAACCGAAAAAACGTGGAAAACGTTCGACCAAATCATTGCCTTCGGAAAGCGAACAGGCAATCGATCCGCGAGGACAAAATGCAAGCGTTGAGAAAACGGATGATAAGGAGACGAAGCAGGCGAATGAGCCTAAAAGAAGATCAG GACAAGCGGTTGGAGGTCATAGTAAAGCGGTGAAGAAATCCGTGGAGGGAAATTTGAAATGTGATGAGCTTCCGCAATCCTCCCAGGAGAAAGAAGCCAAACCGAAAAAACGGGGACGACCTCGATCCACATCGTTGCCTTTGGATAGCGAGCAAGCAATCGATAAGCATCAAGTGCCATTGGTAAAAATTAACCAAAAGGATGATGACGAAGGTGCAGAGTTGGACGGAAAAGTTGAAATAGAGAACGTAGAGAAGAAGCGCAAGATCACACCGAAGAAGAAATTGGCCAAGAAATCGGTGCAAGAGCAAACGGACGGAAATAGCAACGACGGCAACGGATTTGCACGCGGATACTCCGTCGAAAATCTGGTCGGTATCACACAGGAAGGGGACCAGTTTCTGTTTCTCGTCAAATGGCACCAAACGGACGAAATGGAGATGGTTCCGTCTGCGGAGGTGCGTAAGTTCGTACCGGAAATGATGATTGACTTCTACGAAAGCCGAATCACCTGGAAGCAGAAGAGCGCCAACGCCGACAACCAAAATGCGAAGTGA